One stretch of Amblyraja radiata isolate CabotCenter1 chromosome 9, sAmbRad1.1.pri, whole genome shotgun sequence DNA includes these proteins:
- the chga gene encoding chromogranin-A, whose translation MIALIFFTLLLAKQASSSPVPKEPSKADAKIMNCVVEVISDTLSNPSPLPISQECMEALKGDERIISMLRHQNLLREFQELAAEGANEKALQMKQNNDFKEKQLEVLKNNANKKISSLDNIKENPAEQHRSSAEKVKMEEEIGKEKQPAVRRHRYMKLVDTTTDSSSIITVRDSETARKVPIGDEPFKSSSSESESDVGPSQDQRQSEEHSTEAHEDEYTEEVGEDHIKESSEEDEEETHNPNEDSKDEELTYSEEPSQEDWGDEATNSDSSEVKENGKGSDEEMRSNENSERHQDSVNVEEESASKNDGKDEELSEEWEEGKQKMEELVPEKRLRKHEASDEDKLIRFENHKPHGRHGHLQHVQGNRRSHPEEVRQKDKMAIASPALRKQLDVEDKKEEEGSAIRKNEEQEVESLEEIESELEAMARRLHEMRSS comes from the exons ATGATCGCCTTGATATTTTTCACACTTTTACTTGCCAAGCAAG CCTCCTCGTCGCCTGTGCCCAAGGAACCATCGAAAGCCGACGCCAAG ATCATGAATTGTGTTGTGGAGGTAATATCCGACACATTGTCCAACCCCAGCCCTTTGCCGATCAGCCAAGAATGCATGGAAGCTCTCAAGGGAG ATGAGAGAATAATCAGCATGCTTCGACATCAAAACCTCCTGCGTGAATTTCAGGAACttgctgctgaag GGGCCAATGAGAAGGCACTCCagatgaaacagaacaatgatttCAAAGAAAAGCAACTTGAAGTTCTCAAGAATAATGCCAACAAAAAGATATCATCATTGG ATAACATTAAAGAGAATCCAGCAGAACAGCATCGATCATCTGCTGAGAAAGTGAAAATGGAGGAGGAAATCGGAAAGGAAAAACAACCAGCTGTAAGAAGGCACCGTTATATGAAGCTTGTGGACACAACTACAGACTCGAGCAGCATTATAACCGTCAGAGATAGTGAAACAGCAAGGAAGGTTCCAATAGGAGATGAGCCATTCAAAAGTAGCTCCTCTGAAAGTGAGTCTGATGTGGGCCCGTCCCAGGATCAGAGGCAAAGTGAGGAGCATAGCACAGAAGCACATGAAGATGAATACACCGAGGAAGTGGGTGAAGATCACATCAAAGAGAGTAGTGAGGAGGATGAGGAAGAAACTCACAACCCTAACGAAGACAGTAAGGATGAGGAGCTAACCTATAGTGAGGAACCCTCACAAGAAGACTGGGGAGACGAAGCAACCAACAGTGATAGTTCAGAGGTGAAGGAAAATGGTAAGGGCTCAGATGAAGAAATGAGGTCCAATGAAAACAGCGAGAGGCACCAGGATTCAGTAAATGTAGAGGAAGAATCTGCaagcaaaaatgatggaaaagatGAGGAGTTGTCTGAGGAGTGGGAGGAGGGAAAACAAAAGATGGAAGAATTAGTCCCAGAGAAGAGGTTGAGAAAACATGAAGCGAGTGATGAAGACAAATTGATCCGATTTGAAAACCATAAACCACATGGCAGGCATGGTCATCTCCAACATGTGcagggaaacagaagatctcatcCTGAGGAAGTTAGGCAGAAGGACAAGATGGCCATTGCATCACCTGCATTGCGAAAACAGCTTGATGTGGAAGACAAGAAGGAAGAGGAAGGAAGTGCAATCAGGAAGAATGAG GAGCAAGAAGTGGAGAGCCTTGAGGAGATTGAAAGTGAACTGGAAGCGATGGCAAGGAGGTTGCACGAGATGCGTAGTAGTTAA